In one window of Tumebacillus algifaecis DNA:
- the floA gene encoding flotillin-like protein FloA (flotillin-like protein involved in membrane lipid rafts), translated as MDATLIGLLVLIALGVILLAVIFTFVPVMLYISAWASGVRVPIFTLIGMRLRRVSPSWIVNPLIKAHKAGLNPTTNQLESHLLAGGNVDRVVNALIAAERADINLAFERAAAIDLAGRDVLEAVQMSVNPRVIETPIVAAVAKDGIEVKVRARVTVRANIDRLVGGAGEETILARVGEGIVTTIGSAEAHKQVLENPDAISQTVLSKGLDAGTAFEILSIDIADVDVGKNIGAELQTDQAEADKRIAQAKAEERRAMAVAREQEMKAFVEEMRAKVVEAESEVPRAMAEALRTGKLGAVDYLNLQNLMADTEMRSSFSTLKEDGSADGDLTKK; from the coding sequence ATGGATGCAACGCTTATCGGTCTGTTAGTGCTGATCGCGCTTGGCGTGATCTTGCTGGCTGTGATCTTTACGTTCGTGCCGGTCATGCTGTATATCTCAGCTTGGGCGTCTGGGGTGCGCGTGCCGATCTTCACCCTGATCGGAATGCGTCTGCGCCGGGTCAGCCCGTCGTGGATCGTCAATCCGTTGATCAAAGCGCACAAAGCGGGTCTGAACCCGACCACCAATCAGTTAGAGAGTCATTTGTTGGCGGGCGGTAATGTTGACCGCGTCGTCAACGCGCTGATCGCAGCGGAGCGGGCCGACATCAATCTGGCATTTGAACGGGCAGCGGCGATCGACCTCGCAGGCCGCGACGTGCTGGAAGCGGTACAGATGTCGGTCAACCCGCGCGTCATCGAAACACCGATCGTCGCAGCCGTTGCGAAAGACGGGATCGAAGTAAAGGTGCGCGCTCGCGTCACGGTGCGCGCTAACATTGATCGCCTGGTCGGGGGCGCTGGGGAAGAGACGATTCTGGCGCGTGTCGGGGAAGGGATCGTCACCACCATCGGTTCGGCGGAAGCGCACAAGCAAGTGTTAGAGAATCCGGATGCGATCTCACAGACCGTGTTGTCAAAAGGTCTTGATGCGGGAACCGCTTTTGAAATCCTCTCCATCGACATCGCAGACGTCGATGTCGGCAAGAACATCGGGGCGGAACTGCAAACCGATCAGGCCGAAGCTGACAAACGAATCGCACAAGCGAAAGCGGAGGAGCGCCGAGCGATGGCTGTGGCCCGCGAGCAGGAGATGAAAGCATTCGTAGAAGAGATGCGCGCCAAAGTTGTCGAAGCGGAATCGGAAGTTCCGCGCGCGATGGCAGAAGCGCTGCGCACAGGCAAACTTGGCGCAGTCGATTATCTGAACTTGCAAAATTTGATGGCCGACACGGAGATGCGCAGTTCTTTCTCTACGCTCAAGGAAGACGGCTCCGCGGACGGAGACCTCACCAAAAAGTAG
- a CDS encoding NfeD family protein produces the protein MKRLFLGFIICLLLVAPFAGLSGPQVQAATDGSVFVIPVVNEIETGLTTSLRRAFALAAEERAQAIVLDIDTLGGRVDAAMEIGELIRTSQVPVIAYVQSKAISAGSYIALNAPHLAMAPGATIGAAEVRQSDGELPDPKVVAFWRAEMVAAAEHTGRDTKIVAGMVDRNLEIEGLKQQGELVSLSAEQALTYRLADGIFPDLTSALAHYGFESAELRVYKPSVSEKIGRFVTQPLVIPLLLLIGLMGLTWELIVPGKVLPGLIGAGSLALYFWGHMAAGFAGWESVILFLAGLVLMIAEIFVTGFGIVGALGVIALGAGVVLAAYDTAYGLKAMLFAIILSIVLGGVLFKYFGHLGMWKRIIHTERQEKASGYVPNRSFRHMMYQAGRTVTPLRPSGTAVFQGQRFDVVSEGEWIPVDTDVQIVLIEGTRIVVRRLASNVANQVIPMKEEE, from the coding sequence ATGAAGCGACTTTTCCTTGGTTTCATCATCTGTCTATTGCTTGTGGCGCCCTTTGCTGGACTGAGCGGCCCACAGGTACAGGCCGCCACGGACGGCAGTGTATTTGTGATACCGGTAGTAAATGAGATTGAAACGGGCTTGACGACCTCGTTGCGCCGAGCCTTTGCGCTGGCCGCAGAAGAGCGGGCGCAGGCGATCGTGCTCGACATCGACACGCTGGGAGGCCGCGTGGATGCGGCGATGGAGATTGGCGAGTTGATCCGCACCTCGCAAGTCCCGGTGATCGCTTATGTGCAGAGCAAGGCGATCTCCGCTGGCTCCTACATCGCGTTAAATGCGCCACACCTCGCGATGGCGCCCGGTGCGACGATCGGCGCCGCCGAAGTGCGGCAGAGCGATGGCGAACTGCCCGACCCGAAAGTGGTCGCCTTCTGGCGGGCGGAGATGGTCGCTGCTGCTGAGCACACCGGACGCGATACGAAGATCGTCGCCGGCATGGTTGACCGCAATCTGGAGATCGAAGGGCTGAAACAACAAGGCGAATTGGTGTCCCTTTCGGCGGAGCAGGCGTTGACCTATCGATTGGCCGATGGTATTTTTCCAGATTTAACGTCGGCGCTCGCCCACTATGGCTTTGAATCGGCTGAGCTGCGCGTGTACAAGCCATCGGTATCGGAGAAGATCGGGAGGTTTGTCACGCAGCCGCTGGTGATTCCGCTGTTGTTGCTGATCGGATTGATGGGGCTGACTTGGGAACTCATCGTGCCGGGCAAGGTGCTCCCCGGTTTGATCGGTGCTGGAAGTTTGGCTTTGTATTTCTGGGGCCATATGGCGGCCGGATTTGCCGGGTGGGAGTCGGTCATCCTGTTTCTGGCTGGGCTCGTGCTGATGATCGCGGAGATTTTTGTAACGGGGTTTGGTATCGTCGGCGCGCTTGGTGTGATCGCACTTGGTGCAGGGGTTGTGCTGGCGGCGTATGATACCGCATATGGTCTGAAAGCCATGCTTTTTGCCATCATTTTATCGATTGTGTTGGGCGGGGTGCTCTTTAAATATTTCGGGCATCTCGGCATGTGGAAGCGGATTATCCACACAGAGCGGCAGGAAAAAGCGAGCGGCTACGTGCCAAACCGCAGTTTCCGCCACATGATGTACCAAGCGGGCCGCACCGTCACACCGCTGCGACCGTCTGGCACCGCCGTCTTTCAGGGACAACGCTTTGACGTGGTCAGTGAAGGAGAGTGGATACCAGTCGATACGGACGTGCAGATCGTCTTAATCGAGGGGACGCGGATCGTCGTGCGCCGATTGGCATCGAATGTGGCAAATCAGGTAATACCGATGAAGGAAGAAGAGTAG
- a CDS encoding GatB/YqeY domain-containing protein gives MSLTERLSNDMKQAMKDKDKVRLSVIRMVRTAIKNAEIDSKITLSDDEVIAVLNRELKQRRDSLQAFESAGRQDLIDDVKQEIVVLMDYLPAQLSEDEVRAIVKEVIAETGAAGKKDMGKLMSALMPKVKGRADGKLVNQVVQAELQ, from the coding sequence ATGAGTCTAACCGAACGTTTAAGCAATGATATGAAACAAGCGATGAAGGATAAAGACAAAGTCCGCTTGTCGGTTATTCGCATGGTTCGGACGGCGATCAAGAACGCTGAGATCGATAGTAAAATAACGCTTTCAGACGATGAAGTGATTGCCGTATTGAATCGCGAACTCAAACAACGTCGTGATTCCCTCCAAGCATTTGAATCTGCAGGCCGCCAGGATTTGATTGATGATGTTAAGCAGGAGATTGTAGTCCTGATGGATTATCTTCCGGCGCAATTGTCCGAAGATGAGGTCCGTGCTATCGTCAAGGAAGTCATCGCGGAGACCGGCGCTGCTGGAAAGAAGGACATGGGGAAACTGATGTCCGCGCTGATGCCCAAGGTGAAGGGGCGTGCCGATGGCAAGCTCGTGAACCAAGTGGTGCAAGCAGAACTCCAATAA
- the rpsU gene encoding 30S ribosomal protein S21 — MSEVKVRKNESLDSALRRFKRATAKDGILAEVKKRKHYEKPSVARKKKSEAARKKKKY, encoded by the coding sequence GTGTCAGAAGTCAAGGTTCGCAAGAATGAATCTTTGGATAGCGCACTTCGTAGATTTAAGCGTGCTACCGCTAAGGATGGTATCCTCGCGGAAGTCAAGAAGCGCAAACATTACGAAAAACCCAGCGTCGCCCGTAAGAAAAAATCCGAGGCTGCTCGCAAGAAGAAGAAATACTAA
- a CDS encoding class I SAM-dependent rRNA methyltransferase, protein MASVYLNKKRKKRLEAGHPWVFKGEIARIEGDPNPGDIVTVHAANGMFLAKGYFNPRSMIQVRVMTYNQEEKIDQAYFVRRIQEAWDYRKRMLHDTGGCRLVYGEADFLPGLVVDKFGDTLVVQILALGMEVRKQEIISALLEVVQPKAIYERSDVGVRELEGLEQTTGLLHGELDETIVIQENGLKMIVDVVGGQKTGYFFDQQENRAAIKDYVKTGVDGQPGASVLECFSHTGSFTVHAAAFGAKQITCLDISEHAIDTAIRNVEINGMEDDADFEFVVADAFEQLREWEREGRKWDTVILDPPAFAKSKHAIEGAMRGYKEINLRGMKLVKERGFLITASCSYHMHPDLFLETIAEAAIDAKKILRLVEFRTAGRDHPKIHGMDENNYLKFAVFEVRSRK, encoded by the coding sequence ATGGCTAGCGTTTATCTGAACAAAAAGCGCAAAAAGCGCTTGGAAGCCGGGCATCCTTGGGTGTTCAAAGGGGAGATCGCCCGCATCGAAGGCGATCCGAACCCAGGTGACATCGTCACCGTACATGCCGCAAACGGCATGTTTTTAGCCAAAGGGTATTTCAATCCGCGCTCGATGATTCAAGTGCGCGTGATGACCTACAATCAGGAAGAAAAGATTGATCAAGCGTACTTTGTCCGCCGCATTCAAGAGGCGTGGGACTACCGCAAGCGCATGTTGCATGACACGGGCGGTTGCCGCTTGGTCTATGGAGAAGCCGATTTTCTGCCGGGCTTAGTCGTCGATAAATTTGGCGACACGCTCGTCGTGCAGATCTTGGCGCTCGGCATGGAAGTTCGCAAACAAGAGATCATCAGCGCCCTGCTGGAAGTTGTCCAGCCCAAGGCGATCTATGAGCGCAGCGATGTCGGTGTGCGCGAATTGGAGGGCTTGGAGCAGACGACCGGACTGTTGCACGGGGAACTTGATGAGACGATCGTGATTCAGGAAAACGGCCTGAAGATGATCGTCGATGTGGTGGGCGGACAAAAGACTGGCTACTTTTTTGACCAGCAGGAAAATCGAGCGGCGATCAAAGACTATGTCAAAACGGGCGTGGACGGCCAACCGGGTGCGTCCGTGTTGGAGTGCTTCTCGCACACCGGCTCGTTTACTGTGCATGCTGCTGCGTTCGGTGCCAAACAGATCACCTGTCTGGACATCTCTGAGCATGCGATCGACACGGCGATTCGCAATGTGGAGATCAATGGGATGGAAGATGATGCCGATTTTGAATTTGTCGTGGCCGATGCGTTTGAACAGTTGCGCGAGTGGGAGCGGGAAGGTCGAAAATGGGACACGGTCATTTTGGACCCGCCAGCCTTTGCCAAATCGAAGCATGCGATCGAAGGCGCGATGCGCGGCTATAAGGAGATCAACCTGCGCGGCATGAAGCTGGTTAAAGAGCGAGGCTTTTTGATCACCGCGTCGTGCTCGTACCATATGCATCCCGACCTCTTTTTGGAAACGATCGCTGAGGCGGCGATCGATGCGAAAAAAATTCTTCGCCTGGTAGAATTCCGCACGGCAGGACGTGACCATCCGAAAATTCATGGGATGGATGAAAATAATTATCTCAAATTCGCTGTTTTTGAGGTGCGAAGCCGCAAATAG
- a CDS encoding Na/Pi cotransporter family protein — MIWKSLLLLLLGLSGFLAGMWIMRTGMERMAIDRLPQIISRFVKTPTRGLVTGTVLTALIHSSAGVSIISIGLVSAGVMTFADSLGVILGTNIGTTFTTQMLSFNLDALIIPSVIVGAVLSLVLRGKYKYIGLAVLGFAAIFLALELIERALEPLSHTAWFKDILAESSHHPLLGVLAGCVLTAIITSSTATTMLTIVLAGQGLIGLEGAIAIILGNNIGTCVTSVIAAFGQPLNAKRVALAHVILNVFGVLVFLPFLSGLAELCRMLADNISVQVATSHLLFNVISSLAVWPFTKWYADLVIWLMPDRTSPT; from the coding sequence ATGATATGGAAATCGCTCTTGCTCTTGTTGCTCGGCTTGTCCGGTTTTTTAGCTGGAATGTGGATCATGCGCACCGGTATGGAGCGCATGGCGATCGATCGCCTGCCACAGATCATCAGCCGCTTTGTGAAAACCCCGACGCGAGGTCTCGTCACCGGGACGGTGCTGACCGCGCTGATCCACTCCAGCGCAGGGGTCAGCATCATCTCGATCGGGCTGGTCTCAGCTGGCGTGATGACATTTGCCGACTCGTTGGGCGTGATTCTCGGCACCAACATCGGCACGACATTCACCACGCAGATGCTCTCCTTCAATTTGGACGCGTTGATCATTCCCTCTGTGATCGTCGGTGCGGTGTTATCGCTAGTCTTGCGAGGGAAATACAAGTACATCGGACTAGCAGTGCTCGGGTTTGCCGCGATCTTTCTGGCGCTGGAACTGATCGAACGGGCTTTGGAGCCGCTCAGTCATACCGCTTGGTTTAAAGACATCTTGGCCGAGTCTTCCCACCACCCGCTGCTCGGCGTGCTGGCCGGATGTGTGCTGACGGCGATCATCACCTCTTCGACAGCGACGACGATGTTGACTATCGTTTTGGCTGGACAAGGGTTGATCGGTCTGGAAGGCGCGATTGCGATCATCCTGGGCAACAACATCGGAACCTGTGTCACCTCGGTGATCGCCGCGTTCGGTCAGCCGCTCAACGCCAAGCGCGTGGCACTTGCTCACGTCATCTTAAACGTGTTTGGGGTGTTGGTGTTCCTGCCCTTTCTCTCCGGCTTGGCCGAGCTCTGTCGGATGCTGGCCGACAATATTTCCGTACAAGTGGCCACTTCGCACCTTTTGTTCAACGTGATCTCTTCGCTCGCCGTCTGGCCGTTCACCAAATGGTACGCCGACTTGGTCATCTGGCTGATGCCAGATCGAACCTCACCCACATGA
- the deoC gene encoding deoxyribose-phosphate aldolase — protein sequence MNEIISQARAAVEAAIGSVHIEEGSYTPVPEAEATAIIDHTLLKADASPEAIDTLCAEAKTHNFFSVCVNPVYVSRAAKNLAGSQVKVCTVIGFPLGASTKETKAFEAHDAVEKGAHEVDTVIPVGLLKAGELQAVYEDIKAVVEAVGDRALTKVIIETALLTDHEKAIASLLSVAAGADFVKTSTGFSTGGATPEDVRLMRAAVGPSIGVKASGGVRSLEDAVNVMQAGANRIGCSAGVSIAEGRSSTSSY from the coding sequence ATGAACGAGATCATCAGCCAGGCAAGAGCGGCGGTAGAAGCTGCAATTGGTTCTGTACATATTGAAGAAGGATCGTACACCCCAGTACCGGAAGCAGAGGCGACTGCGATCATCGACCATACTCTGCTCAAGGCGGACGCATCGCCCGAGGCGATCGACACGCTCTGTGCGGAAGCGAAAACGCACAATTTCTTTTCTGTCTGTGTCAATCCTGTCTACGTTTCGCGCGCTGCGAAAAATCTCGCAGGCAGTCAGGTGAAAGTCTGCACGGTCATCGGTTTTCCGCTTGGAGCTAGCACCAAGGAGACCAAAGCTTTCGAAGCGCATGATGCCGTTGAAAAAGGCGCGCATGAAGTTGACACGGTCATCCCGGTCGGCTTGCTCAAGGCGGGCGAACTGCAAGCGGTCTACGAAGACATCAAAGCGGTTGTTGAGGCGGTCGGCGACCGTGCGCTGACCAAAGTGATCATCGAAACGGCACTGCTCACCGACCATGAGAAAGCGATCGCTTCTCTGCTGTCTGTCGCAGCTGGAGCCGATTTTGTCAAAACATCGACCGGGTTTTCCACTGGCGGCGCGACTCCGGAAGACGTGCGCCTGATGCGTGCGGCGGTCGGCCCGAGCATCGGGGTCAAAGCTTCTGGCGGCGTGCGCTCGCTCGAAGATGCGGTCAACGTGATGCAGGCAGGTGCCAACCGCATTGGCTGTTCGGCAGGTGTTTCCATCGCGGAAGGCCGCTCGTCCACATCGAGCTACTAA
- the mtaB gene encoding tRNA (N(6)-L-threonylcarbamoyladenosine(37)-C(2))-methylthiotransferase MtaB, with translation MSTVAFHTLGCKVNSYDTEAIWHLFREKGYAQVEFDDMADVYVINTCTVTHTGDKKSRQMIRRAIRKNPEATVVVTGCYAQVAPDEILEIPGVDLVIGTQGREQIIDYVEQAQSEKNPFKVVASVRKQRHFEELDVPSFNDRTRASLKIQEGCNNFCTFCIIPYSRGFIRSRDPQNVIRQAKKLVEAGYYEIVLTGIHTGGYGDDLDNYNLADLLVDLEREVPELRRIRISSIEASELDDKMIKVLSASKKVVRHLHIPLQSGSNRVLDRMNRKYTVEQFAERLQAVRRALPELAITSDVIVGFPGEAVEDFENTYHFIKDQHFADLHVFPYSQRNFTPAAKYKDQVPEREKEARVTRLIQLANSLQVQYSAKFIGQTLEVIPEERDETGKLIGYTDNYIKVQFDGDDELLGEVCAIRLDVAGPELSQGTFVERLTFTEKEEPELPTAPFAGAIELEMI, from the coding sequence ATGAGCACAGTAGCTTTTCATACACTTGGCTGTAAAGTAAACTCGTACGATACAGAAGCGATCTGGCATCTGTTTCGCGAGAAGGGATATGCACAGGTAGAGTTTGACGACATGGCCGATGTCTATGTGATCAATACCTGTACGGTCACGCACACGGGGGATAAGAAATCACGTCAGATGATTCGTCGCGCCATCCGCAAGAATCCGGAAGCGACGGTGGTCGTCACGGGCTGTTATGCACAGGTGGCACCGGACGAAATTTTGGAAATCCCAGGTGTGGACTTGGTCATCGGAACACAGGGTCGCGAGCAGATCATCGACTATGTGGAGCAGGCGCAGTCGGAGAAGAACCCGTTTAAAGTGGTGGCTTCCGTTCGCAAACAACGCCACTTTGAAGAGCTCGATGTGCCTTCTTTCAATGACCGCACACGGGCGTCTCTAAAGATTCAGGAAGGTTGTAACAATTTCTGCACCTTCTGTATTATCCCGTATTCCCGTGGCTTCATTCGTTCACGCGATCCGCAAAATGTGATCCGTCAAGCGAAGAAACTGGTCGAAGCGGGTTACTACGAGATCGTGCTGACCGGAATTCACACTGGCGGATATGGGGACGATCTGGACAACTATAACTTGGCAGATCTGCTCGTCGATCTGGAGCGCGAGGTGCCCGAGTTGCGTCGCATCCGGATTTCGTCGATCGAAGCGTCGGAGTTGGATGACAAGATGATCAAGGTGCTGTCCGCTTCGAAAAAAGTGGTGCGCCACCTCCACATTCCGCTGCAATCCGGCTCGAATCGCGTGCTGGATCGCATGAACCGCAAGTATACGGTCGAGCAGTTTGCAGAGCGTTTGCAAGCGGTGCGCCGTGCGCTTCCTGAGCTTGCGATCACCTCTGACGTGATCGTCGGTTTCCCGGGCGAGGCGGTCGAAGATTTTGAGAACACCTATCATTTCATCAAAGATCAGCATTTTGCCGATCTGCATGTGTTCCCTTACTCGCAGCGCAACTTTACTCCGGCTGCAAAGTATAAAGACCAGGTGCCGGAGCGGGAGAAAGAAGCGCGGGTGACCCGGCTGATTCAGCTCGCGAACTCGCTGCAAGTGCAATATTCTGCGAAGTTCATCGGGCAGACGCTGGAAGTGATTCCGGAGGAGCGCGATGAGACGGGCAAGCTGATCGGATACACGGACAATTACATCAAAGTCCAGTTTGACGGCGATGATGAATTACTCGGTGAAGTCTGCGCCATCCGCCTTGATGTGGCGGGGCCGGAGCTTTCGCAAGGCACATTTGTCGAGCGTCTGACCTTCACCGAAAAAGAGGAACCAGAACTTCCGACTGCACCATTTGCAGGAGCGATCGAGCTTGAGATGATCTAA
- a CDS encoding 16S rRNA (uracil(1498)-N(3))-methyltransferase gives MQRYFVEPEAIQNGAVTITGDDVKHIVRVLRMEAGEQVIVCDGVGHAYLVELTELGGEQVVGRIMEQLADTAEPRVKITLAQGLPKGDKMDLIVQKGTEVGISRFVPLEMARCIVQYDQKKEQKRRERWQKIAKEAAEQAHRTLIPSVGIGMTLKQLVGNLDGFDLVLVPYEGEKARGLREVLQEHPDVGHICVVIGPEGGISEAEIETALAAGAIPVTLGPRILRTETAGLVTAACICYQVGEMGG, from the coding sequence GTGCAGCGCTACTTTGTGGAGCCAGAAGCGATTCAAAACGGAGCGGTGACGATCACAGGCGATGATGTGAAGCATATCGTTCGCGTGTTGCGCATGGAAGCGGGCGAGCAAGTGATCGTCTGCGATGGGGTTGGACACGCCTACCTCGTCGAATTGACCGAACTTGGCGGCGAGCAGGTGGTGGGCCGGATTATGGAGCAATTGGCAGACACGGCCGAACCCCGCGTAAAAATTACCTTGGCGCAAGGCTTGCCAAAAGGTGATAAAATGGACTTGATTGTCCAAAAAGGGACCGAGGTGGGCATCTCCCGCTTCGTGCCCTTGGAGATGGCGCGCTGCATCGTGCAGTACGACCAGAAAAAAGAACAAAAGCGCCGTGAGCGCTGGCAGAAGATCGCCAAAGAAGCGGCAGAGCAGGCACACCGTACGCTGATTCCCTCTGTGGGGATCGGGATGACCTTGAAACAGCTTGTGGGGAACTTGGATGGATTTGACCTTGTGCTCGTTCCGTATGAAGGAGAAAAGGCGCGCGGTTTGCGCGAGGTGTTACAGGAGCATCCGGATGTGGGGCACATCTGTGTCGTGATCGGTCCGGAAGGCGGCATTTCCGAAGCGGAAATTGAAACGGCACTGGCTGCGGGAGCAATTCCCGTGACCCTCGGGCCGCGAATCTTGCGTACCGAGACGGCCGGCCTGGTGACCGCGGCCTGCATCTGCTATCAAGTTGGCGAGATGGGAGGGTAA
- the prmA gene encoding 50S ribosomal protein L11 methyltransferase codes for MKWAEVQVSTTSEVIEAVSAILEKYGATGVVIEDSSDLTRTWEDRYGEIYGLNPADFPESGVRVKAYISVETWEDTMLDAILAEVKGLSELGLDPSPALVTCRIADEEEWADEWKKYYHPVRVTERLTIKPTWEQYTPERDDEIIIELDPGMAFGTGTHPTTALCMRTLERVVRPGDTVVDVGAGTGILSIACAKLGAEHVLALDLDPVAVQVAGENIELNGEANKVTVRANDLLQGVEEKYDVVVANILAEIILLLIPSAADVMKENATLITSGIIKEKAELVSAALKEHGFEIIDTITEEDWVALVAKRERS; via the coding sequence ATGAAGTGGGCAGAAGTGCAAGTCTCCACCACGTCTGAGGTGATCGAAGCTGTCTCGGCGATCCTTGAAAAATACGGCGCGACCGGCGTCGTCATCGAGGACAGCAGCGACTTGACCCGCACGTGGGAAGATCGCTATGGTGAAATCTACGGTCTGAACCCGGCCGATTTTCCGGAATCGGGCGTGCGCGTGAAGGCGTATATCTCCGTCGAGACATGGGAAGATACGATGCTTGATGCGATTTTGGCAGAAGTCAAAGGGTTGTCCGAACTAGGGCTCGATCCGTCCCCTGCTCTCGTCACCTGCCGCATCGCCGATGAGGAAGAATGGGCTGACGAGTGGAAAAAATACTACCACCCGGTACGCGTGACCGAGCGTTTGACGATCAAGCCGACCTGGGAGCAATATACGCCTGAGCGCGACGATGAGATCATCATCGAACTCGACCCTGGGATGGCGTTTGGCACGGGCACGCACCCGACGACAGCGCTGTGCATGCGGACGCTGGAGCGAGTGGTACGGCCTGGCGATACGGTGGTCGATGTCGGTGCGGGTACAGGTATTCTTTCGATCGCCTGTGCCAAGCTCGGGGCTGAGCACGTGCTGGCACTCGACCTTGACCCGGTGGCGGTGCAGGTGGCTGGCGAGAACATCGAGCTGAACGGCGAAGCGAACAAAGTGACCGTTCGCGCCAACGACCTGCTACAAGGGGTCGAGGAAAAATACGATGTGGTGGTTGCGAACATTTTGGCGGAGATCATCTTGCTGTTGATCCCGAGCGCGGCCGATGTGATGAAAGAAAATGCCACGCTGATCACCTCTGGTATCATCAAGGAAAAAGCAGAATTGGTGAGTGCCGCATTGAAGGAGCACGGCTTTGAAATCATAGATACCATCACCGAAGAAGACTGGGTTGCACTCGTGGCCAAACGAGAGAGGAGCTGA
- the dnaJ gene encoding molecular chaperone DnaJ, translated as MSKRDFYEVLGVGKDAAPEEIKKAYRKAARQYHPDVNKDDPSAADKFKEVTEAYEVLSDSSKRSRYDQFGHQDPNSFGGGDGFGGNGFGDIFDMFFGGGGRQRGGPQRGQDLQYQMQIDFKEAAFGADKEVEIPRWEECDTCEGSGAKPGTKVATCGTCRGTGQQEQVVSTPLGRMVNRTTCRTCSGSGKKIEQRCGTCHGEGKVRKRRTIKINIPSGVNTGNRIRIPGAGEMGSKGGPQGDLFIVFVVKEHDFFERDGEDVHCQVPLTFVQAALGDEIEVPTIDGKVKLKIPAGTQSGKVFRLRSQGIPHLNRNNIRGDQHVHVVVVTPTNLNDKQKELLRELASSMGEETHEQERSLFERLKSAFLGD; from the coding sequence GTGAGTAAACGAGATTTTTATGAGGTGCTTGGCGTCGGCAAGGATGCCGCACCAGAAGAAATCAAAAAAGCATACCGCAAAGCGGCTCGCCAGTATCACCCGGACGTCAACAAGGACGATCCGTCTGCGGCCGACAAGTTTAAAGAAGTGACTGAAGCTTACGAAGTGCTGTCAGACAGCAGCAAGCGTTCACGTTACGACCAGTTCGGGCATCAAGACCCGAACAGCTTTGGTGGCGGTGATGGCTTTGGCGGCAATGGCTTCGGTGATATTTTCGACATGTTCTTCGGCGGCGGCGGTCGTCAACGCGGCGGTCCGCAGCGCGGTCAAGACCTCCAGTACCAGATGCAGATCGACTTTAAAGAGGCTGCATTTGGTGCGGATAAAGAAGTTGAGATTCCGCGTTGGGAAGAGTGCGATACCTGTGAAGGTTCCGGTGCGAAACCGGGCACCAAAGTTGCGACCTGCGGCACTTGCCGCGGCACAGGGCAACAGGAGCAGGTGGTCTCCACGCCGCTTGGTCGGATGGTCAACCGCACGACATGCCGCACGTGCAGCGGGTCGGGGAAAAAGATCGAACAACGTTGCGGCACTTGCCACGGCGAAGGAAAAGTACGCAAGCGTCGCACGATCAAGATCAACATCCCGTCGGGCGTCAATACGGGCAATCGCATCCGCATTCCAGGTGCGGGTGAGATGGGCAGCAAAGGCGGTCCGCAGGGCGATCTGTTCATCGTCTTCGTGGTCAAAGAGCATGATTTCTTTGAGCGCGACGGTGAAGATGTGCACTGCCAAGTCCCGCTGACGTTTGTGCAGGCGGCACTTGGCGATGAGATCGAAGTGCCGACGATCGACGGCAAAGTGAAGTTGAAAATCCCGGCGGGTACGCAATCGGGCAAAGTGTTCCGTCTGCGCAGCCAAGGGATTCCGCACTTGAACCGCAACAACATTCGCGGCGACCAACACGTGCACGTCGTAGTCGTCACCCCGACTAACCTGAACGACAAGCAAAAAGAATTGCTGCGCGAACTGGCTTCGTCGATGGGTGAAGAAACGCATGAGCAGGAACGCTCGCTGTTTGAACGGTTGAAATCTGCCTTTTTAGGCGACTGA